A section of the Roseivirga sp. BDSF3-8 genome encodes:
- a CDS encoding M57 family metalloprotease, with translation MKKQFTSITLTAGCFVALLLSIASCSDKPEEVLPSNSNKTIPAEVIETFRQLGFDTETIRLEGESYLLEGDILVTPEELVGMSDNHHDTGGSKEEQYRVYNAVSCNGGRTITIFGNLTGTLSSGLDWAIANYNAVNTCFTFQRIYRGTADITITEIPGVWAYSGYPTSGNPYPGIYIGSGAASYGTNYVECLFTHNIGHCMGMAHTDPFAGAGGCPNDVGSTPGVVHIPGTPTGSDSNSIFNTCACANKATTGELSTYDKAGFTYLY, from the coding sequence ATGAAAAAACAGTTTACATCTATTACCCTAACGGCTGGCTGCTTTGTGGCGCTGCTGTTATCCATTGCTTCATGCTCCGATAAGCCGGAAGAAGTATTGCCTTCAAATTCGAATAAAACCATACCGGCTGAGGTAATCGAAACTTTCAGGCAACTTGGATTCGATACAGAAACTATCCGGTTAGAAGGTGAAAGTTATCTCCTGGAAGGGGATATCCTTGTCACCCCTGAAGAGCTTGTGGGAATGTCAGATAATCATCATGATACCGGAGGTAGTAAAGAAGAGCAGTATCGTGTATATAACGCGGTGAGCTGTAACGGAGGCCGCACCATCACCATTTTTGGGAACCTTACCGGCACTCTTAGCTCGGGGCTTGATTGGGCCATCGCTAATTACAATGCAGTTAATACCTGCTTTACTTTTCAACGAATATACAGGGGCACAGCTGATATTACCATCACTGAGATACCCGGCGTATGGGCTTACTCCGGTTACCCTACTAGCGGAAACCCTTATCCGGGAATTTACATTGGTTCAGGAGCTGCCAGCTATGGTACCAACTATGTGGAGTGCCTGTTTACGCACAACATAGGACATTGCATGGGCATGGCACATACTGATCCGTTTGCCGGAGCTGGTGGCTGCCCTAATGATGTTGGTAGTACCCCCGGGGTAGTTCATATACCAGGTACCCCTACCGGGAGCGATAGCAATTCTATCTTCAATACATGTGCATGCGCAAATAAAGCGACTACAGGGGAACTCTCCACCTATGATAAGGCAGGATTTACCTATTTATACTAA
- a CDS encoding patatin-like phospholipase family protein — protein sequence MASENPSPLSHPFSNIALCLSGGGYRAASYSLGTLSYLQHLQYNGKSLLENVITISTVSGGTIPGIRYALDLYQGRSFEDTYRLLRELLPKTDVIEESLVLLNDKNAWEDGLKRRNLINSASKVYQKLLFDEQDMSALISPEKPVHLKNMFFNATEFDHGSAFRFMSTEKNMRFGNGYVFSRKGYGEPTGYLKAEEIAEIKLGDVMAASSCFPGGFEPIAFPDDFIRDRNSPLAHRINKERREKIGSLENKLKQTKNEFEKAKVKYDIEQESDFFNPVTGLMDGGIYDNQGTSSVLALDRGHKEKPYHQLIIVSDVASYFIDDYTFDKAPSKGFLSRFSYRSAKKWLTVFIAALFVSALGTAYFGYPVPAAVLGTLFALVGGASRLLFSGIHNIEEGLPSFAQKYLKYFRSLKWGLMRRLIKDRISSVMLMTSEIFLKSIRSLHQTILYSDPQWKDRRVYSEIYFLQQQVRSGKIPADSPLAKTANLVRLMPTTLWFTAQENDQQMMDHLIASGQATLCYKLIEYIDQLLDKAIDDSPANEEEDDEALERGTAHEHLMQKTIINEQEKTNLLTLRQTLEEDRTKFLQDPLWLIKEPSYL from the coding sequence ATGGCCTCTGAAAACCCCAGCCCCCTTAGTCATCCCTTTAGCAATATAGCCCTTTGCCTTAGTGGCGGAGGTTACCGGGCCGCCTCCTACAGCCTGGGCACCCTCTCCTATCTTCAGCATTTACAATATAATGGCAAGTCCCTTCTGGAAAATGTGATTACCATAAGCACTGTATCAGGAGGCACCATACCGGGTATTCGCTATGCGCTGGACCTGTATCAGGGCCGGTCTTTTGAGGATACGTATCGCCTCCTAAGGGAGTTACTGCCTAAAACGGATGTAATAGAGGAGAGCCTGGTGCTACTTAATGACAAAAATGCGTGGGAAGACGGACTCAAACGCAGGAACCTCATTAATAGCGCTTCCAAGGTTTACCAAAAGCTCCTCTTCGATGAACAGGATATGTCGGCACTTATAAGTCCGGAAAAACCTGTACACCTGAAGAATATGTTTTTTAATGCCACGGAATTCGACCACGGCTCAGCCTTCCGGTTTATGTCCACCGAAAAGAATATGCGTTTTGGCAATGGGTATGTTTTTTCCAGGAAAGGATACGGAGAGCCTACAGGCTACCTTAAGGCAGAAGAGATAGCGGAAATAAAACTGGGGGATGTAATGGCTGCCTCGTCCTGTTTTCCCGGTGGCTTTGAACCTATCGCTTTTCCGGATGATTTTATCCGCGACCGCAATAGTCCCCTCGCTCATCGTATAAATAAAGAACGCCGCGAAAAGATAGGTTCGCTGGAAAACAAGCTTAAGCAAACGAAGAACGAGTTTGAAAAAGCGAAAGTAAAATACGATATCGAGCAGGAGTCAGACTTTTTTAACCCGGTGACCGGCCTGATGGATGGAGGTATTTATGATAACCAGGGCACCAGCAGTGTACTGGCCCTTGACCGGGGCCATAAGGAAAAGCCCTACCATCAGCTTATCATCGTCAGCGATGTGGCCAGCTACTTTATAGATGATTACACCTTTGATAAGGCTCCCTCTAAGGGCTTCCTTTCCCGGTTTTCTTATCGCTCGGCTAAGAAATGGCTTACGGTTTTTATCGCTGCTCTGTTTGTTAGTGCTTTAGGCACAGCCTATTTCGGATACCCAGTGCCAGCGGCCGTGCTGGGCACACTCTTTGCCTTAGTGGGTGGCGCGTCCCGGCTCCTTTTCAGTGGCATTCATAATATCGAAGAAGGCCTTCCCTCCTTTGCCCAGAAATACCTTAAATATTTTCGCAGCCTGAAGTGGGGGCTGATGCGCAGGCTTATCAAGGACCGGATAAGTTCGGTTATGCTGATGACATCAGAGATATTTTTGAAAAGTATTCGCAGCCTGCATCAGACTATCCTTTACAGCGATCCGCAATGGAAGGACAGGCGGGTATATAGCGAAATATACTTCTTACAGCAGCAGGTACGTAGTGGAAAGATTCCTGCAGACTCTCCCCTGGCCAAAACGGCCAACCTGGTGCGACTCATGCCTACTACCTTGTGGTTTACTGCCCAGGAGAACGATCAGCAAATGATGGATCACCTCATTGCAAGCGGTCAGGCCACTCTTTGCTATAAATTAATTGAGTACATAGACCAGTTACTGGACAAAGCCATAGACGATTCACCGGCTAACGAGGAAGAGGATGACGAGGCACTCGAAAGAGGAACAGCGCATGAGCATCTCATGCAGAAGACCATTATTAACGAACAGGAAAAGACTAACCTGCTTACCCTGCGACAGACACTGGAAGAAGACCGGACTAAGTTTTTACAAGATCCCCTCTGGCTAATAAAAGAACCCTCTTACTTGTAG
- a CDS encoding M57 family metalloprotease, which yields MKKSFNLLPVVGGALAMLMSVSSCSDKMDEEVISNNPSDQVPAEVVSKLDRFGFNTDGIKMDGQNYLVEGDMVMTPEALAELGEGISVPGIAGEEQYRTSNLVNCNGSRTIRVRSYITSGARSQGVDYAIANWNALNTCFTFQRVFSGSADINIYSTSGSGGSAGFPSGGNPYGTVYIGSGITNNQVAEHVTTHEMGHCFGMRHTDYMNRSYSCGSGGNEGSAGVGAIHIPGTPTGIDGSSIMLSCYSSNTNGEFGSYDRAALESLY from the coding sequence ATGAAGAAGTCGTTCAATCTCCTCCCTGTAGTTGGCGGAGCACTAGCTATGCTTATGAGCGTTTCATCCTGCTCTGACAAAATGGATGAGGAAGTTATTTCCAACAACCCCTCTGACCAGGTCCCTGCTGAAGTAGTGTCTAAGCTTGATAGATTCGGTTTCAATACCGATGGTATTAAGATGGACGGCCAGAACTATCTTGTAGAAGGTGACATGGTAATGACCCCTGAAGCACTTGCTGAACTTGGCGAAGGTATCAGCGTTCCCGGTATCGCCGGTGAAGAGCAGTACCGTACCTCAAACCTCGTAAATTGTAATGGCAGCCGTACAATCCGTGTACGCTCGTACATTACAAGCGGTGCCAGAAGCCAGGGTGTTGACTACGCTATTGCTAACTGGAATGCACTAAATACGTGCTTCACCTTCCAGCGTGTATTCAGCGGTTCTGCAGACATTAACATTTACTCTACTTCAGGATCAGGTGGATCTGCCGGATTCCCTTCAGGCGGAAACCCCTACGGTACTGTTTACATCGGTAGTGGCATCACTAACAACCAGGTGGCCGAGCACGTAACTACTCACGAGATGGGTCACTGCTTTGGTATGCGTCACACTGACTACATGAACCGTTCTTACTCTTGCGGTAGCGGTGGAAACGAAGGTAGCGCCGGTGTAGGTGCTATCCACATCCCTGGTACTCCTACTGGTATCGATGGTAGCTCTATCATGCTTTCATGCTACTCCAGCAATACAAATGGAGAGTTTGGCTCATATGACAGAGCAGCACTGGAATCCCTGTACTAA
- a CDS encoding M57 family metalloprotease: MKDFIKLTYQAFFCLAVMLIFSCSDNVQEELGSDARSEEVPSAVIDKLQDVGFLPCDIQRQGENYLAEGDIVITPAALAEMENLVSVPGVAGEEQYRTCNLVNCNGGRIIRVYGSGLSGTLSTGLDWALANYNSINLCLTFQRVYSGLADITIYATSGAGGSAGWPSGGNPYPRVYVSTSLAAYGANVCEHVIGHEIGHCLGMRHTDYFNRSYSCGSGGNEGSGGVCAIHVPGTPTSYDPNSLYNSCFSSGATGELSNYDIAALQYLY, encoded by the coding sequence ATGAAAGATTTTATTAAACTCACTTACCAGGCATTCTTTTGCCTGGCGGTAATGCTCATCTTTTCCTGCTCAGACAATGTACAGGAAGAACTAGGCTCCGATGCGCGGTCTGAAGAAGTTCCTTCTGCTGTGATCGACAAACTTCAGGATGTTGGATTTTTGCCCTGTGATATCCAGCGGCAGGGAGAAAACTATCTGGCGGAAGGTGATATTGTCATCACTCCCGCAGCCCTGGCTGAAATGGAAAACCTTGTAAGCGTGCCGGGAGTGGCGGGCGAGGAACAGTACCGCACCTGCAATCTGGTTAATTGTAATGGAGGCCGTATCATAAGGGTATACGGAAGTGGTCTGAGCGGCACTCTTAGTACCGGGTTGGACTGGGCACTCGCTAACTATAACAGTATTAACCTTTGTCTGACATTTCAGCGCGTATATAGCGGCCTGGCTGATATCACTATTTACGCTACTTCCGGTGCTGGTGGATCTGCAGGCTGGCCCTCAGGAGGAAATCCATATCCCAGAGTATATGTAAGCACCAGCCTGGCGGCTTACGGCGCTAATGTATGTGAGCATGTTATTGGTCATGAGATTGGCCACTGCCTGGGTATGCGCCACACCGATTACTTTAACAGATCCTATAGCTGTGGCAGTGGAGGCAACGAAGGTTCCGGCGGGGTATGTGCCATTCATGTACCCGGGACTCCTACATCTTATGATCCTAATTCATTATATAATAGCTGTTTTAGCTCTGGTGCTACCGGCGAATTGTCGAATTATGACATTGCGGCTCTGCAGTACCTGTACTAG
- a CDS encoding M57 family metalloprotease: protein MKKAFYLLPMIGGAIAMMMSVSSCSDKMDEDLLSQNQSSAAQVPEAVAAKLDGLGFSTEDLRMQGQNYLLQGDMVLTPEALTEMGEPFTVSGPSGEQYRTYNLANCGGGRVITIRSYVSGSIDTGLDYAIANYNALNTCLYFQRVYSGTADISIYPASGATVSSGFPSGGNPYPSIYLGNTLSYYGINVIEHLITHEIGHCLGMIHTDYFNPSLSCGTSSGTTTIGVVHIPGTPTGADPLSIFNSCVRSGTNGEFSNFDRVALEYLYK from the coding sequence ATGAAGAAAGCTTTTTACCTGCTGCCTATGATAGGTGGTGCTATTGCTATGATGATGAGCGTGTCATCCTGCTCAGATAAAATGGATGAAGACCTTCTTTCACAGAACCAATCCTCTGCCGCTCAGGTGCCGGAAGCAGTGGCGGCTAAGCTGGATGGGCTTGGGTTCAGCACCGAAGACCTCCGTATGCAGGGCCAGAACTATTTATTACAGGGAGATATGGTGCTTACCCCGGAGGCACTCACTGAAATGGGAGAACCTTTCACGGTATCCGGCCCTTCTGGCGAACAGTATCGAACCTATAATCTTGCAAATTGTGGTGGGGGCCGCGTAATAACCATAAGGAGTTACGTATCCGGATCCATAGACACAGGGCTTGATTATGCTATTGCTAATTACAATGCCCTTAATACATGTCTGTATTTTCAGCGTGTATATAGCGGAACGGCAGATATTAGCATATACCCTGCGTCAGGTGCTACTGTTTCCTCCGGCTTCCCCTCAGGTGGCAATCCCTATCCTTCAATCTATCTGGGAAATACGCTTTCCTATTATGGGATAAATGTCATTGAGCATCTTATTACTCATGAGATCGGGCATTGCCTGGGTATGATCCATACTGATTACTTTAACCCATCCCTTTCTTGTGGTACCTCTTCAGGCACTACCACTATCGGAGTGGTTCATATACCAGGTACCCCTACAGGCGCCGACCCTCTTTCAATATTCAATTCATGTGTCAGGAGTGGTACCAATGGTGAATTCTCCAATTTTGACAGAGTAGCCCTGGAATACCTTTATAAATGA
- a CDS encoding lactonase family protein — MRQHTSPLYSALIIWLFICFFYTTEHLYAQGIKRDSTYYLLTGSYTEGNNEGPGISVYHYHPDSGTLETVSTLKVPNPSFLASSADGDFVYAVNELHEDKEGAVSAFRFDKEKGVLTHINTKPSGGGDPCYVSLSRDGSLLFVANYSGGNLSVISVREDGSLGEVLQTVQHSGSSVDKSRQEGPHVHGVYPHPGKNLLYVTDLGTDEVITYPYFPGRKEPLATDQKMVYKTSPGSGPRHILIRGNTAYLVKEMGGELEVLDVDEKGHLSHRENYKLYGESYNGKNQAAEVRISPDGKYVYVSNRSRADTISSFSVNEDGTLTPVEIVASGGDTPRNFILSPNGTYLLAAHQDSHTIVVFTRNPETGTLSPTGETYRSGSPVHFIMIEE; from the coding sequence ATGAGGCAACATACATCGCCCCTTTATTCAGCCCTAATCATTTGGCTGTTTATTTGTTTTTTTTATACTACAGAACACCTATACGCACAAGGCATCAAAAGAGATTCAACATATTACCTGCTCACAGGCAGCTATACCGAAGGCAACAATGAAGGGCCCGGCATCAGCGTGTACCACTATCACCCGGATAGTGGCACACTGGAGACCGTTTCCACCCTTAAGGTGCCTAACCCCAGCTTTCTGGCCTCTTCGGCTGACGGTGATTTTGTGTATGCCGTTAATGAACTGCATGAAGATAAAGAAGGGGCCGTAAGTGCCTTCCGCTTTGATAAAGAAAAGGGTGTCCTTACTCATATAAACACCAAGCCCTCCGGTGGTGGCGATCCATGCTATGTTTCACTCTCACGGGACGGGTCACTGCTGTTCGTCGCCAACTATTCCGGTGGCAACTTAAGCGTAATATCAGTCAGGGAAGATGGCAGCCTCGGTGAAGTTCTCCAAACCGTGCAGCACAGTGGCAGCAGCGTGGACAAGTCCAGGCAAGAAGGGCCACATGTGCATGGGGTATACCCGCATCCCGGGAAAAACCTGCTGTATGTAACTGACCTGGGAACAGATGAGGTGATCACATATCCTTACTTTCCCGGCCGGAAAGAGCCCTTAGCTACTGATCAGAAAATGGTGTATAAAACATCACCCGGCTCCGGCCCCAGACACATCCTGATCAGGGGAAATACCGCTTATCTCGTGAAAGAGATGGGGGGTGAACTGGAAGTACTTGATGTGGATGAGAAAGGCCACCTGAGCCACCGTGAGAATTATAAGCTCTATGGTGAATCATATAATGGAAAGAACCAGGCCGCAGAGGTAAGAATCTCCCCTGATGGCAAATATGTTTATGTATCTAACCGCAGCAGAGCAGATACCATTAGCAGCTTCAGTGTAAATGAAGATGGCACACTTACGCCCGTAGAAATAGTTGCAAGCGGTGGAGACACACCACGTAATTTCATACTATCACCCAACGGAACATACCTGCTTGCCGCTCACCAGGACAGCCATACGATAGTGGTTTTTACAAGAAACCCAGAAACAGGCACACTTAGCCCCACCGGTGAAACCTACCGGAGTGGCTCACCGGTACATTTTATTATGATAGAAGAGTAA
- a CDS encoding FUSC family protein produces MYRNLLSTFTHTDFFKGVLLTFAISIPLLTAYLAGDISYGIGVALGVLMCSASDVPGSYRHRTTGILSAATLAGLITLVMGLVAGSNILLLMAIGVLSFAGSFLSVFGFRASLVAFAGLMAVVLSLAGSRSGEMLYLHAAGVFAGGLWYLLLSTLFNFVTEKRQSNQLLADCMGLTVAYLAAHSTGKDEGKGDNSAARERLSLQSSLNEVHETLREFLLEKRRHSGASNYHNRQLMLFTELVDIYELSLGEAGAWQTAAESVQEYDERLPGAFHDFHEEIIVSLRRLEGVLRYGDSQPETLPLEMLARKAREAIREFVERRGLPEARTGALAMHNLLDYLVKLSEKTEAMARVLADISQQKKLMPPGRRHQFITQQDYDPRRLVENLDLRSPMFRHSLRMALTMMAGFVIGRLFDIQNAYWILLTIVVIMRPNYSLTKQRAIQRLYGTLIGSGVALLVILITKNMIVYGVAGMISMVFAFTYIRKNYKLSSIFITLNIIFIYVLIQPDALTVVQYRVLDTLTGAALAYLANTFLLPSWEYENIHKVAKEAVKANGGYMSEVSAYYRKGGEVTDSYRLARKKAFLAVGALNAAFQRMSQDPKTKQPDLTLVYEVTALNQNFLTAVASLGAYIRSHPTGIAKEAVGLMTEAICDKLEEGLESQPEIATMPDEGGVSKINEARDMLHKSYEEVARERDSEIAGGRKEISLDMLNRLQELRIITDQLNWLYGMGHNLTEKMERLPMAFNA; encoded by the coding sequence ATGTATCGAAATCTCCTTAGCACATTTACGCATACTGATTTTTTCAAAGGGGTACTCCTCACTTTTGCCATCAGTATACCATTGCTCACGGCTTACCTGGCAGGTGATATAAGCTATGGTATCGGGGTGGCTCTGGGGGTGCTGATGTGCTCCGCCAGTGATGTGCCGGGTAGCTACCGCCACCGCACCACAGGTATATTGTCTGCTGCAACATTGGCAGGACTGATAACGCTGGTCATGGGGCTGGTAGCTGGTAGTAATATTCTGTTACTTATGGCGATCGGCGTACTGTCTTTTGCCGGTTCTTTCCTTTCCGTCTTCGGGTTTCGTGCCTCCCTGGTAGCCTTTGCAGGGTTGATGGCCGTGGTACTGAGCCTGGCGGGTTCCCGCTCAGGCGAAATGCTTTACCTGCATGCCGCTGGGGTTTTTGCCGGTGGTCTTTGGTACCTGCTTCTTTCTACCCTGTTCAATTTTGTGACGGAGAAAAGGCAGTCAAACCAGTTGCTGGCCGACTGCATGGGCCTTACCGTAGCTTACCTGGCTGCGCACAGTACTGGCAAAGATGAGGGCAAGGGTGATAACAGCGCTGCCAGAGAACGCCTCTCTTTACAGTCTTCCCTTAACGAGGTGCACGAAACGCTGAGGGAGTTTTTGCTGGAAAAAAGAAGGCACTCAGGGGCTTCAAATTATCATAATCGTCAGTTGATGCTTTTCACTGAGCTGGTGGATATCTATGAGCTAAGTCTCGGTGAGGCTGGTGCCTGGCAGACGGCCGCAGAGTCGGTACAGGAATATGATGAGAGGTTGCCGGGAGCGTTTCATGACTTTCATGAAGAAATCATAGTCAGCCTTCGCAGGCTGGAGGGGGTGCTGAGGTATGGAGACAGCCAGCCGGAGACCTTACCGTTGGAGATGCTTGCCAGAAAGGCCAGGGAAGCGATCAGGGAGTTTGTGGAACGCAGGGGACTGCCGGAGGCAAGAACAGGTGCATTAGCTATGCATAACCTGCTGGACTACCTGGTAAAGTTATCCGAAAAAACGGAAGCAATGGCCCGGGTGCTGGCGGACATTTCACAGCAGAAGAAGCTAATGCCACCAGGCCGCCGCCACCAGTTCATTACCCAGCAGGATTATGATCCCCGGCGGTTAGTAGAAAACCTGGATCTGCGTTCACCTATGTTTCGTCATTCCCTGCGGATGGCGCTTACCATGATGGCCGGCTTTGTAATAGGTCGCTTATTTGATATACAAAATGCTTACTGGATACTGCTTACTATCGTAGTGATCATGAGGCCAAACTACAGCCTGACCAAGCAGCGGGCCATTCAGCGGCTATACGGTACGCTCATAGGCTCCGGAGTGGCATTGCTGGTGATACTGATCACCAAAAACATGATCGTATATGGAGTGGCAGGCATGATAAGTATGGTCTTTGCCTTTACCTATATCCGTAAGAATTACAAGCTGTCCTCTATTTTCATTACCCTCAACATCATCTTCATATACGTACTTATTCAGCCGGATGCGCTTACAGTAGTGCAGTACCGTGTACTGGATACTCTAACGGGAGCGGCCCTGGCTTACCTGGCTAATACCTTTTTACTACCCTCGTGGGAGTATGAGAATATCCATAAAGTGGCAAAAGAAGCTGTAAAGGCTAATGGTGGCTATATGTCTGAAGTGTCAGCATACTACCGTAAGGGGGGAGAGGTGACCGATAGTTACAGACTGGCCAGGAAGAAGGCTTTTCTTGCTGTGGGGGCATTGAATGCAGCATTTCAGCGCATGTCTCAGGATCCGAAGACCAAGCAGCCGGACCTGACACTGGTATACGAAGTAACTGCGCTCAACCAGAATTTTCTCACGGCTGTAGCGTCACTGGGAGCCTATATCCGCAGTCATCCGACAGGCATAGCCAAGGAAGCGGTAGGTCTTATGACAGAAGCTATATGTGATAAGCTGGAAGAGGGGCTTGAAAGCCAGCCTGAGATAGCCACCATGCCGGATGAAGGGGGAGTCTCTAAGATAAATGAGGCAAGAGATATGTTGCACAAAAGCTACGAAGAAGTGGCCCGGGAGCGGGACAGTGAGATTGCCGGGGGGCGGAAGGAAATAAGTCTTGATATGCTTAACCGCCTTCAGGAGTTAAGAATAATCACTGACCAGCTAAACTGGCTTTATGGCATGGGACACAACCTAACAGAAAAAATGGAACGCTTGCCTATGGCCTTCAATGCTTAA
- a CDS encoding M57 family metalloprotease: MRKANIFSAMTGGLMAVAMMFTSCSDKMDEEVVSSNPSDQVPSEVVSKLGKLGFNTDGIKMDGQNFLVEGDMVITPEALAEMGEGVSVPGIAGEEQYRTYNLVNCNGSRTIRVRSYITSGVRSTGIDYALANWNALNTCFTFQRVYSGSADIYIYSTSGGGGSAGFPSGGNPYRYVYMGSSLSNSQTSEHVATHEIGHCFGMRHTDYFNRAYSCGSGGNEGDGGVGAIHIPNTPTSYDSGSIMNSCFSSSTNGEFGTYDRRALESLY, encoded by the coding sequence ATGAGAAAAGCGAACATCTTTTCAGCAATGACCGGCGGCCTTATGGCTGTCGCGATGATGTTTACTTCTTGCTCCGACAAAATGGACGAAGAAGTAGTATCTAGCAACCCTTCCGATCAGGTACCTTCAGAAGTTGTATCTAAGCTTGGTAAGCTTGGCTTCAACACTGACGGAATCAAGATGGATGGCCAGAACTTCCTTGTAGAAGGTGACATGGTTATTACTCCTGAAGCACTTGCCGAAATGGGAGAGGGTGTAAGCGTTCCCGGTATCGCCGGTGAAGAGCAGTACCGCACCTACAACCTTGTTAACTGTAATGGTAGCCGTACGATCCGTGTACGCTCTTATATCACTAGCGGTGTAAGAAGCACTGGTATCGACTATGCTCTTGCTAACTGGAATGCACTGAACACTTGCTTCACTTTCCAGCGTGTGTACAGCGGTTCTGCTGACATCTACATCTACTCTACTTCTGGTGGCGGTGGATCTGCCGGATTCCCTTCAGGTGGTAACCCTTACCGTTACGTATACATGGGTAGCAGCCTGAGCAACTCTCAGACTTCTGAGCACGTGGCTACTCACGAAATCGGTCACTGCTTCGGTATGCGTCACACTGACTACTTCAACCGTGCTTACTCTTGCGGTAGCGGTGGAAACGAAGGTGACGGTGGTGTAGGAGCCATTCACATCCCTAACACACCTACTAGCTATGACTCTGGTTCTATCATGAACTCTTGCTTCTCTAGCAGCACTAACGGTGAGTTCGGAACGTACGACAGAAGAGCTCTTGAGTCCCTGTACTAA